A window of the Bacteriovorax sp. PP10 genome harbors these coding sequences:
- the fsa gene encoding fructose-6-phosphate aldolase: MEFFLDTGVIAEIKEAVSLGIIDGVTTNPSLIAKTGRKQEDVIKEISEIIDGPISAEVIATDVDGMIKEGEELSKIHKNVVIKLPLTEAGIAACKHFSAKGIKTNVTLCFSMNQALLAAKVGATYISPFIGRLDDIGQNGLDLITEIRQMYDIYGFQTKILAASIRNVTHVREVALIGADVGTMPLSVIKSLYKHPLTTAGLETFLADHKKANTK; this comes from the coding sequence ATGGAATTTTTTCTAGATACAGGTGTAATTGCAGAAATTAAGGAAGCAGTTTCGTTGGGTATTATTGATGGAGTGACAACTAACCCATCTTTAATTGCTAAAACGGGACGCAAACAAGAAGACGTTATCAAAGAAATCTCAGAAATCATCGACGGGCCGATTTCTGCTGAAGTTATAGCAACCGACGTAGATGGTATGATTAAAGAAGGTGAAGAGCTTTCTAAAATCCATAAAAACGTGGTTATCAAGCTTCCATTAACAGAAGCTGGAATCGCTGCTTGTAAGCACTTTTCTGCAAAAGGTATTAAGACAAACGTGACTCTTTGCTTTTCAATGAATCAGGCCCTATTGGCCGCAAAAGTGGGAGCGACTTATATCTCTCCATTTATCGGAAGACTGGATGACATCGGTCAAAACGGATTAGACCTGATCACTGAAATCCGCCAAATGTACGACATCTACGGATTCCAAACAAAGATCCTGGCAGCAAGTATCCGTAACGTGACTCACGTTAGAGAAGTAGCTCTAATTGGGGCGGACGTAGGGACAATGCCACTTTCTGTTATCAAATCCCTGTATAAACATCCTTTGACTACAGCTGGTTTAGAGACGTTTTTAGCTGACCATAAAAAGGCCAACACTAAGTAA
- a CDS encoding 2-dehydropantoate 2-reductase produces the protein MTFKIGIIGAGAVGCFVGGYLLKSNPDVFFLGRARLGEKIKASGLTVTSLENHSIHHEAKKINWVESPAELPVLDLVIITTKSHDTLSAINEIKSKITKETVILSLQNGLSNAKVLKAALPANKIVSGMVLCNIIQIDKGSHFKQTSSGHVYLSENVAGIEGLQAEVVENILEIQYGKLIKNLNNAINALSNVPLIEQLRNKKERQLLSKVIKEALFVLDKNSIKIKNSSPLPIGAFPFILNLPDAIYNIVAKAELKIDPQARLSMWQDLELKRKTEIEFLNGEITTLAKSSGISAYWNEKIVNLIKLAESGQLELARSKYQDLLNDN, from the coding sequence ATGACCTTTAAAATTGGAATCATTGGTGCGGGTGCCGTTGGATGTTTCGTCGGTGGATATTTGCTGAAATCCAATCCTGATGTTTTCTTTTTAGGACGTGCTCGTCTCGGTGAGAAAATAAAAGCTTCAGGGCTTACAGTGACGTCACTTGAAAACCACTCCATTCATCACGAAGCTAAAAAAATAAACTGGGTAGAATCGCCTGCAGAGCTTCCTGTGCTTGATCTGGTTATTATCACGACGAAATCTCATGACACTCTGTCGGCCATCAATGAAATAAAATCTAAGATCACAAAAGAGACGGTGATCCTTAGTTTGCAAAATGGATTAAGCAACGCGAAGGTTTTAAAAGCGGCCTTACCTGCTAATAAAATTGTGAGTGGCATGGTTCTTTGTAATATTATTCAAATTGATAAAGGTTCACATTTTAAACAAACTTCAAGCGGTCATGTTTATCTCAGTGAAAATGTAGCAGGAATTGAAGGTCTACAAGCTGAAGTCGTAGAGAACATTCTTGAGATTCAATACGGGAAACTGATTAAAAATTTGAATAATGCCATCAATGCACTTTCCAATGTCCCTCTTATTGAACAACTCAGAAATAAAAAAGAGCGCCAACTACTTTCTAAAGTTATCAAAGAGGCCTTATTTGTTTTGGATAAGAATTCAATCAAAATTAAAAACAGCTCTCCTCTGCCAATAGGGGCCTTCCCTTTCATATTAAATTTACCAGACGCCATTTATAACATTGTGGCAAAAGCAGAGCTTAAAATCGACCCACAAGCACGTTTATCAATGTGGCAGGATCTAGAGCTTAAGAGAAAAACAGAGATTGAATTTTTGAATGGAGAAATTACAACGCTTGCAAAAAGCAGTGGTATCTCAGCTTATTGGAATGAAAAAATTGTGAATTTAATTAAGCTGGCAGAGTCTGGCCAGCTTGAGCTTGCAAGATCTAAGTATCAAGATCTTTTAAACGATAACTAA
- a CDS encoding tyrosine-type recombinase/integrase, producing MSTNTTFDPAIGVDQSAPLITSTPGPELFELQQEFYRNLRTQGKSQNTLKNYKTDLDCFNFYLNTEYASVAVKNFDQSLVTNYGKYLENKYSSDNSRRRRVQALRIFFDFLLNKSLVTSNPVRKLPTSPKFLDIPRPTPFIDVKTLWTYLVEESHSQDKIQELLSKRNKILFLLIFGAGLKVSDLSELKATDITIINGEARVLIHHPKRDAYTVTLPKIFEKVYNDYQVILDEMKTKSQIQFDNLLFYANPYRIISGGLSPRGIEIIFEDYRNKLMITLTPKSLRQACIFKWIQQEKGSSLIKEWLGLAPSYDLKLYIEHAPNFLYNEDILEDIYNNYRKH from the coding sequence ATGAGTACAAACACAACATTTGACCCCGCTATCGGCGTTGACCAGAGCGCTCCTCTGATCACAAGCACGCCTGGCCCTGAATTATTCGAGCTACAACAAGAATTTTACAGAAACCTGAGAACTCAGGGAAAAAGCCAAAACACGCTTAAGAACTACAAAACTGACTTAGATTGTTTTAACTTTTACCTGAATACAGAATACGCTTCTGTAGCAGTTAAGAATTTTGATCAGTCTTTAGTTACTAACTACGGAAAGTATCTTGAAAATAAATACTCTTCGGACAACTCAAGAAGAAGACGCGTTCAAGCGCTTAGAATTTTCTTCGACTTCCTTTTAAACAAATCTTTAGTGACGTCAAACCCAGTGAGAAAACTACCTACTTCGCCGAAGTTTTTAGACATCCCACGCCCGACTCCATTTATCGATGTTAAAACTCTTTGGACTTATTTAGTTGAAGAGTCTCACTCGCAAGATAAAATTCAGGAGCTACTAAGCAAAAGAAATAAAATTCTTTTCCTTCTTATCTTCGGAGCTGGTTTAAAAGTTTCTGATTTATCAGAGCTAAAAGCGACTGACATCACAATCATCAATGGTGAAGCACGCGTGCTAATCCACCATCCCAAAAGAGATGCCTACACTGTAACTCTTCCGAAGATTTTCGAAAAAGTTTACAATGACTACCAGGTCATCCTTGATGAGATGAAAACAAAATCTCAAATTCAATTTGATAATCTTCTATTCTATGCAAACCCATACAGAATTATTTCTGGAGGTCTTTCGCCTAGAGGAATTGAAATCATATTCGAAGACTATAGAAACAAGTTAATGATTACATTAACTCCGAAGTCACTTCGCCAAGCTTGTATCTTTAAATGGATTCAGCAAGAAAAAGGGTCTTCTTTAATTAAAGAATGGTTGGGACTAGCTCCATCATACGACCTGAAACTTTATATTGAGCATGCTCCGAATTTTCTTTATAACGAAGACATTCTGGAAGACATCTACAATAACTATAGAAAGCACTAA
- a CDS encoding matrixin family metalloprotease: MKKLLFLFTFTLLLTACKQSTTTTQSALGAVTGSSCLIGKWSDSRLPLTIKLSSEFAGDIIPAHEVNGLNRFEQMAQVWNVAASPKTLLTVPFPVAATTGFADTASFRDGEIGIYKSHQWFTGISSGAIAITQFYGVVTSTPGLGQYIDLTHADIMVNYRDFGSSIVMANAGYFTYDLPTILLHELGHLVGLCHETVRPSVMDPHYIATQRSLYQFDKDIIKNIYIDGVITKNNNTNALSMPLGSEVKGTIELHADGKCIHYMNGKKTFEHVVDDFKKNKLSQK, encoded by the coding sequence ATGAAGAAGCTCTTATTTCTCTTCACATTCACTCTCCTACTTACGGCCTGCAAGCAGTCCACGACGACGACACAATCGGCGCTAGGTGCTGTTACTGGCTCTTCTTGCTTAATAGGAAAATGGAGTGACTCCAGACTACCTCTTACAATTAAACTCTCTTCAGAATTCGCTGGAGACATCATTCCCGCTCATGAAGTAAACGGGCTTAATCGCTTTGAGCAAATGGCACAAGTGTGGAACGTGGCCGCTTCTCCCAAAACTCTTTTAACAGTCCCTTTCCCAGTGGCCGCAACAACTGGTTTTGCAGATACTGCAAGTTTTAGAGATGGTGAAATTGGAATTTATAAATCTCATCAATGGTTCACTGGAATTTCATCTGGTGCCATTGCCATCACACAGTTCTACGGTGTCGTTACCAGCACACCTGGACTTGGACAGTATATCGATCTTACTCACGCCGATATCATGGTTAACTACCGCGACTTTGGATCGAGCATCGTTATGGCCAATGCTGGTTATTTTACTTACGACCTACCAACAATTCTTCTACATGAACTTGGTCACCTGGTTGGGCTTTGTCACGAAACAGTTAGGCCATCAGTCATGGACCCACATTACATCGCCACTCAGAGAAGCTTGTATCAGTTCGATAAAGACATTATTAAAAATATCTATATCGATGGTGTCATTACTAAAAATAACAACACTAATGCCCTCTCAATGCCCTTAGGATCTGAAGTAAAAGGGACGATTGAATTGCATGCGGATGGGAAATGTATTCACTACATGAATGGGAAGAAAACGTTTGAACATGTGGTTGATGATTTTAAAAAAAATAAACTAAGTCAGAAATAA